The Prionailurus viverrinus isolate Anna chromosome C1, UM_Priviv_1.0, whole genome shotgun sequence DNA window CCGGACGTATCGCATGAGTTTTTGTGCAGCCCCCGTTGTCTCACTTCAAGCTTGTGGTCGACTAAGACACCCAGAATCTTCGCACCCAAGCTGCTGTCAGGTCAGTCTGCAGTCTCCACGTCTGTCCGGCCAACTTCCTGCCTGTTGAGATCGTTCTGAATTCGTTTGCCCTCCAGCTTGTCCACACCACCCTGCTGGTTCTTCGGTGGCCGCAGCAGCAACGGCAACAACATTTCTTCCCAGGCTTATCAGGGCTGAGCCCTGCGGCACCCCCCTCGAGACCACCTCCTGAGGGGTAGCCATGAAGCAGTCCTCAGGGGCTAAGGTTACACAACCAACCGGACGCTGAAATCTCGAACTTGGAGGCTGTAAACTGGCAGCCCCTGAGCAGGACACATCCTACGAGTTGGTTTGggatgtttctttccttttctttgttttgttttgtttctcggTATTGGAGTGAATTGCCAGCATAGAAAGCAtgggagatttcacataaaaGCAAGTTTATTGTCCTCCTGCCAAACTGGTGGGTCTGGCAACACTGGGTCCACCCTCATGAGGGCGCCCGTCGGCTGGACCGGGGGACAACTGCCCCTCCTGCAAAGGACTCCCTCTTCCAGTCCGCCTCACTCCCCACCCACCCCGAGTGCCTCATTCATGGCCTGCCGGCCCCCAGAGGCCTCAGAGCCCGTAGCCCTGGCTCCAGCTAAACTTACCCAGCCTACATTTCCCCCCTTGCCAAAGGTCCTGGGAGGCCGCGGCAGACAAATGTCCCTTGGGCTCCAggcctggggcctcctgggaggagaaggggggttCCCGGCTCCTTGGTGACTTGCCGAGCCCACCGTGGCTCCCAGGACTCCAAGTTCTTCCCCAAGAGCCCTCAGATGCCCGTGCGAGGCAGGGGTGTGCAGGGAGCCTGGGCGTCTGTGGTGCCAGAATCCGTTGCATCCgcattttgaaaatcagaagtCAAACCTGTTCTGAGGCCTCCAACTCTGTCCCCTCATTCCCAAGGGAGGTCAACAGTCATTTCATGCTTTTTCAGGCCCCCAGGATGCCATTTTCCAGGCCTCAGGAAGGATGGTGAGGAGTTCTGTTTCACTTCCTACCTacttccctcttcttctctccttgtCAATCTAGAAAACTCGGCATGCCCCTGCAGACCCAAGGACTCAGGCAagccttccctctccctcagcccctccccatgCTTCTCCTCCAAGGGGTCCCAGATCCAAAACATCGTTCCCTCTTCCTCACTGTGTGACTGCAGACAAGCCTCTTCGCCTCTCTGAGCTGCAATTCTCTTGGTAAAAAAGAGAACCTAGCCTccctgcctggcctggcctcctccCTCAGGGTTGATTGGAGTGGAATAGGCCAGCCTCGGGGGTCAGGCTCACGGCTAGTGTCTGACCGATCAGCCCATGCCAGTGTCTGTGTGCTGGAGAGATCCCCAGACACAAAGAGGTGTGAATAGGGATGTTTCTGGGCCGTGACAGGGACATTGCATGTGAAGGAGAGTGGAGAAATTTTCAAAACGACCTAAGCATCCTAGAGGACTGGCTGAGCGAGTGGCAGCCACCAGGGGCTGTGACCAGCAGGAACAAGGGACATCTGCTTTCATAGTGATCGGCCCTCGTACTTGCTGAGCCCCCACCGAGCCCCAAGGAGGCCCCCCGAGGTTCAGCAGGAGCTCTGTCGTTTCTGTGGGGCTGGGTTACTCCCCCTAATTTACAGGTCAGGAGGCAGGTGGTCCACCTGGCTGGAAGAGCGAGTCACAGAATGATAAACCAGCCTGAGACCACTCCAGAGGTTTTCGGGAGAAACTTGCTCTGTGTTTTCCATGCATGTGAAACCAAAAAGAGGCTGGAAAGAAAGACCCCCAAACTGATCACATGGAGATTTCTGGGGAGGGGTTCAGGGTGGGTCGAAGGAGTCATTAGCCTTATCTGTAATTCTGCAGTGCGTTTGTTTTTGTAGAGATTCATGTGTTGcttatgaaatggaaaatgaatagTTGAAAATGTGgtgtggcaggggaggggtggtccCCACAAACCCGATGTCATTCAAGAAGCCGTGCGGGGAGCCCTCAGCCAGCTGCACAGAGGCAGGCGCAtggccaccccagccctgcccgcaCCTCTGGGGCCTAGGAGACGAGGCTGGGGCCCTTCCCCGGGTGGGCTGTGGCAGAGAAGTGGTGGCAGATGCTAGCAGTCTCTCCGCGTGTAATGCCCCAAGGCAGGTGCCCCGGtcccctgtccccagctcccATTCAGAGGTGGGAGTTCGGGCCCTCCCCATGCCTCCTCCGCACGTCCCGGTGAATTTTCCCTTCTGTCTGGGGCCCGGCGAGGACAAGGGCTGTGCTGGGGGGTCTCGGGACGGCTGAGGGCTAGAGCAGCCAGCTGTCCCAGGCCAGGGCCAATTATTCTTGCAGGGGGTGTGGGGAGGCAAAGGGtggcagcaccccccccccccccgcccccagggctcTCTCCCTCACGCCCACGGGAGCCCACCTGAGCCGTTTCACACGGCTGCTGCTTCAGTTTACGCTTGTGCTGCACAGTGGGCTGTTGAGGTTCAAGTAGAAGAACACGTATGCCTACTCCAGCAGGTAGGGGTGAGGCGGGCCAGGTAGAAGAGCACATACGCCTGCTCCAGCAGGTAGGGGTGAGGCGGGCCATCACGGCAGCCCCAGGGCAGCCCATAATGACCGTTCTCTGTGCACGAGGTCTCTGGGGAACCTCAGAAAAGAGGTCGGTAGTAACCTGAGGATTGTCCCTGCAGAGGTGTCAGGGAgaaccgcacccccccccccccccccccgccaagcaGAGTGAGGCATTTCCGTCCCCCTGAGATTCTCAGGAACCAGCTGCTGAcgggcttcccctcccccccccccaattctctGCAGGGCACCGGCAGAAGCTGGAGGACCAGACCAAGGCGTTCCCCGATCGCTTCGGGGACCTGGAACGACTGCGCATGCGCGTGACGCCCAGCGCGCCCAGTCCCCGCGGTTCCATCAGCACCGCCAGCCACTTCAGCAGCCAGGCTCAGACCCCCATCCAAGGTACGGCACGGGCgggaagggcagtggggaggCGGACGGGGGGCCGGGGCGTGGTCCTGCGCCTCCGGACCGAAAGCTCATTTGAAGGTCATTCGCTGCACCGCCTTGTTTTTTGGAGGAGGTCGCTGGTGCTCATTTGCTCCTACAGGTGTTTCCTAGGGATGTGCCCCGACCTGGGCTGGGCCCttcgttcattcactcagcaGACGCTTACTGACACCCACCACGGGTCATGTGCCGTGCCTGGGGGGTCAGCATGAATAGACAcggtccctgccctccaggaactccctgTCCCTTGAGGGAGATGGGCATTAATCCCACCGTGTGTGTACCCATTAAAATTGGGGCACGACTTGTCTAAGGAGCCTGTGACAGACCAGTCCCAGTGGCCCCCGCTGGAGCCTCTGCTGTGTCATCTGAAAGAGGGGCAGTGGTGGCTGCCTCAGCCCCGGGGCGTCAGATGTTCAGATGCCAGGGCTGCACTCAGACAACCTTCGTAAACAGCGAAGTGATGTGGCAGCCCCGGAAACACACAGCACCCCTGGGAaaagccctcccttcccccaaccccctccccgccccagggaGTTCCTCcaaacagaagaggagggaggcaTCTAGGCCGAAGCCCCAGACCGTGTCTCTGTCCCCATTGCCTGGGTGGACGCAGCAGGCACGATGGGGCCTTGCAGAGCAGACAggatgcctggcacatggcaggtgccCATTAAGTGGCTGGGTGGTGAGTATTTACTCTGCACTCCGGACCCTCTCAGCCAGCGGGTCGGGGCACAGAGGACCATGCGAGGCTGGCCCCTGGCCAGGCAGAGGCCGAGAGCCCTGGTCAGCTGTGCAGCACAGAGGCTGGAGGGCCAGCTGCTACTGCTTGATGTGGGTGACTGTTCTTTCTCGGCCTGCTTAGAACCCATCTGGCAGATGAGCGAGTTGACGCTTAAGAGATTAAGGGCCACTCTTGGGTCACAGAGCCCAAAACTTTGGACCTTTGACTAGGTCCAAGGGCCCCACTGCACCTACCCCCAGGAGCTTCCTGCACTTCTGAGGGCACACACAAGGGGGCCCCAAGCAGGAAGAGCCCGGGTAGGGGCACAAACTGACTGCCTTCTCCATGCTCCAGGCTGATATGAGGGCTTCCTGGGGCTCTCCACCAAGAGAGACCTTGCCGCCAGGCATGATGCAGTGGCAGGGGGACTTACGATAGTCCCTCGGGGTGAAGAGATGGTCCCTTCTATTCTGGTGTGGGAAGCTTCCACTCTTGGCCCTACTGAGCCCCCAGGGTGGGGAAAGACCCACGGGCTGGTGAGTTTTGAGACACTCAGTAGTTCTTGAGCCCAGGGGGCTGCCGCACAAGGGTCTGACCTCAAGAACCAGTGGGAGGTACTCTGCTCCCTGGGCTCATGGCCCACCCGTGCCCAAAGCTGTGCATGCTTCCATTTCCCATAGGCCAGCACTTGTCAAGGTACAGTAGCCTGACACTCTAGGCCTTTCCCTGCTACAGGCAGAGCTGGGGCCCAGGGAGCCCCGGAATCTAGAAGGTGAGAGTAAACAGTGGCTTCCTGTCCAGCAGCTCCTGTGGAAGGAAAGCCTCCCTCCTCACTGCCACAGTTGTGTGGATGTGGCTACAGGAGCCTGAGGGCCAGGCCAGaacccctgcctgcactctgggGGCAGGGCTGACCCGGTCCTTCCCCTTCTGCATCCTGAAgcagggcccccagcccctccctaaTCATCCACAGCAGCCTTTTGTGGCCGTCTGCCCCAGCCAGCTCTCCCCATCCACGGGCTTGTCCTCTCTGGAGTGGAAGGAAGGGCCCTTGATGACCGGGACCAGGAAAGGAGCATGAACTTTGCAGTCAGGTGGACCTGGCTAGGGGCTGTGCCAGGCTTCGGTCGTGATCTTAGGCAAAgtccttcacctctctgaacctcggtATTCTCATCTGTAATGTGGGAGGAAGAAAGTACCGGCCGCAGAGGGGTGTCAGCAGGGCTAGATTTGGGGCCCCTTCATTGGTGTTCCCCCTCTGGTGGGATGAGCCTCTGCCTTCAGAATCTATCCTGGGATCATTttcaggacccccccccccccaccgcttctCTTGATGCCCCTTGTGCCCTTTGACCTCCCTGGCTTTGGTCACTAGCAAGCAGTGCCGAAGCCCCCAGCCCTCCATaccccagcccccggccccctcAGCTGTGGGCCCACAGTGGGGGCTTCTCACAGCTCAAAGGGCTCATTCAGCCACCATGCAGCAGCTGGGGcaatttggagaagaaaataaacatttccttccAGTGTTGGGATTGGCTGCTCCACAGCTGGCCAGCTCCGGTTTCCTGGGGCtactgggctgggggtggggtgggggggcagcagCCACAGGGGTGCTGAGGGCAGACGCTTCCCCCACCActccgggagggaggcaggagaggacagTGGCAGGCCAGGCAACTCCGAGGGCCACGTGGTCTCCACGGGCCACACGCACCGGACCCGCGGCCACCTTGCACAGCCTTGTGTGTCCTGGGCTGCAGCCCTACTGTCACATCCTGGGGCCCCTGCTCGGGTTTCCTCTGTTTGGAGAATGCGGCTCCCATCCGGTGGGCACCACTCACTTCCTGGGCTCAGAGTCGAGTTGTCAACCCCACACTTGGCTCTGCTCAGGGTGCCAGGCACTGCCGACAGGGCCTTCTGCACTGGCATTCTGGGACGAGGGTGGGGACCCAGGCACCTCTGGCCCCTTATATTTCAAGGCAGCACTGACCAGCCAAGGGACCTGTTAGAATGTTCCAGAAGGCTGCAGTCATCCGGACCCTTGTCCCCACATCCACCCACCTCGAGCCTGGGAGCATTGTTCCCTTCTGATTCACAGCCAGGACCAGAACTAGAGCCCGCTGCTAAGGCAGCTCTCCCCAGTGGAGTCAGGAAGACTCCAAAGCCCTGAGAAGTTACGGGCCTCACCTGACATCACACGGCATGTCGGGCAGATCTGGGGAATCAAGAGGCGCGAGGGTACCCGCAGCTCTCCGTCCTCAGAGCAGGCAGTGCCCGCCTAGAGCTGGCCGGGTGACAGCGACTGGTCTCCTCCTGAGTCCTAGTTGGTGGGTGGCATAGAGGGGTGGGGACCAGACAGGCTTGCCCTCAGGACCACTGCCAGGGGCTCACCCGCCTCTCTGCTGCTGTCCAGAGTTACCCCCTCGGCCAGGGTACAAGGAAGGACCAGGGGGAGGGCCTTATCTCTGCAGCCCCTGGAGTGGCCAGATCTCCTGGGTACTCGGAGCCACAGAGGGTCACAGCTACTGCAGCAACCCTCCTCGGGCCTCTGCTCTGCGTCCGGTCTGTGCACTTTACGTGCATTAACTCCAGGAGCTATTATTGTCTCTATTTTTCATGTAGGAAGACTGATGCACAGGGAAGTTAAGTGtcctgcccaaggacacacagctactAAGTGTCAGACCCAGGACAGGTGCTGTGCTGCCTCAGAGATGGGACAGCTGCCTGCCTATCAGACACCTGTCAGGGCTCAGAACCCGAACTCTAGGATTCTGTGCCAGGTCTGATGTGCTGTGTGGCCCTTGGGCAAGTGcctcaccctctctgagcctgagttttCCTACTGAAGGGGTTAGACTCCGTCCTGAAGCCCCTTTGAATGCTGAGGTTTGGCGGGTCTGTGACTATAAGAGTAGGGGGCAGAGGCTGAGATGCCCTTGTCTCGGAGTCTAGCGGGGAGCCATCCTCGGGGGAGCTAGCGCAGTGCCTGGGCTGGACTCTGGGTCTCTCCAGGTTAAGGCAGGGTCCAGGCCGCTAAGCCCCTCTGGCTGCCATCTCGCTTTGCTgctgaggcagggagggtggcATCTCATCATTGTCTGGCCTTCAGTCCGCTCCGGCCTACAGGACAGCCCCGCAGACACAGGCCCGGGGTGAGGGATGTgagggtgggggacagacagCTGCTGGGgacccagccccgcccctccccccacacacacactcccccccccccacacacacacacaccggtgGGAGCTCAGGTAAGCTAACCAGCCCCACCTGGGCAGGAGAGGTTCGCACACCCAGCAGCAGAGAGCGGGAAGCAGCGGCCTCGCGATGAGTTCTAGTCCTTTCTGCGCCACGTCAGgaaaatcaatctctctctctctctctctctctctgcctcagtttccttatctgtaaaagcaAGCCCCAGCTCCCAAGCTCAGAGCGTCATTGGAGACTGTCTGCACACCCACGGTCTTACCAGCTAttgacagggagggaggaaggcagaagcCGCTTCCCCAGGTGGGGGCCACCTTCACCCCCTCGGCAGGCCTCTGCAGCTGGGCTGTGAAGAGAACTCcgtgaggagaaagaaaagccctCCCCGCTCTCCGCCCGCCCAGGGAGGCCCCCGGGGCCGCCTGTGGCCCGGGCACCTGCTCGCGCCCGCCTCCCCGCTGGGGCCAGCCTCGGAGTCAGGCAGGCTCCGGCCCCCGAGCAGCCCAGGGCAGTGAGAGCAGAGGCAGATCTAGAAGCAGGGGCTCCGCGAAGGGCCCGGGCGCCGGAAGCCTCTGGGGTGGTGTCGGGCTGCGACTGACTGTCCCCCTTGCTGTCCCCCAGGCACCTCGGACCTGAACCCCTTCTCCGACCCCCGCCAGTTCGACCGCTCCTTCCCGGCGCTGCAGACCTTCACCGAGAGCCGCTTCCCCGACCCCAGGATGCATTACCCGGGGGCCATGTCGGCCGCCTTCCCCTACAGCGCCACGCCCTCGGGCAGCCTCAGCGTGGCCAGCGTGCCGGCCACCAGCCGCTTCCACCACACCTACCTCCCGCCGCCCTACCCGGGGGCCCCGCAGAACCAGAGCGGGCCTTTCCAGGCCAACCCGTCCCCCTACCACCTCTACTACGGCGCGTCCTCGGGCTCCTACCAGTTCTCCATGGTGGCCGGCAGCGGGGGTGACCGCTCCCCCACCCGCATGCTGGCCTCCTGCCCCAGCGGCGCCTCCGTCGCCGCCGGCAACCTCATGAACCCCAGCCTGGGCGGCCAGAGCGACAGCGTGGAGGCGGACGGCAGCCACAGCAACTCCCCCACCGCCCTGAGCACGCCGGGCCGCGTGGACGAGGCCGTGTGGCGGCCCTACTGACCGGCCCGGGGTCAGAGCCCGCTGCTCCCAACGGAGGCAGGGGCCCCACGAACCTTCCCGACAAGTGGCCGGCGCAGCTCTGAGGCCCCGGACGGGAATTGAGACTTAACGCTCCGGGCCGGTCACGGGCCCGGGGTCCGCGAATCCTGGGCTCCAGAGCCGGCAGGTGGCTCCGAGAGCATCTAGTCCAGCCACGTCGTTGTACAGACAGGCGGGGACCTCCCTCAGGTCACTGCCCCCGGCCCAGATCCTCATCATCTCACCCCACGTGGGGAAAGTCTCCTGCCGCCTCCCCCGGAATGACCTAGCTGTCCCAGCTACGCCCGGTGCTGTCACAGGGCCCAGGTCCCCTGGGGCGGAGACCATCTCTGTTCCAGACAGAGGTGACGTTTGCCCGCATGGCTTGGCCTCTTACCCACGGGGCCCTGGAAAgacctccccgccccaccccaccttcctcagagacccccacccccaccccacgggcCCAGCCCTCCCTCCACGTTCATACAAACTGAGTCAGAATTGGaaggcctccccacccctcagagGGTTTCTCCTCGTCGTATACATGGGGAAGGGACCCACCGAGCGGCCCAGGAAATCGCTGGCAGAGATGAGATGATAAGACCCCCAAGCCAGCTCCCCACCCAGCTCTGCTTCCCTACAGttcccagcagcccagagccgccccccgccgccccagctGTCTGTGGGTCCCAGGCCCCAGAGTAGACTAGCCAATGGCAGCAGGTCCCTAAAACCAGGAAAGACACCTGCAGGCAGGTCCTCCATGCACTTTACCAGCCCAAGGCATTCACCCTCTGTTCTCTTGGTGGAGGGCCAGGGATCCCCCCTTCCCTCTAGGCTGGTCTCGAAATTGCCATTTTTGGAGAGAGCGCAGGGACCAGAAAGGTCCTAGCAGAAGACCTTGGGTGAGAGGTCGTGGGGCCGGATTTCAGCGTCCTGTCCCACGTAGGTCCGGCCAAGCTGTgcgcccccaacccccaacctgGTGGGCAGGCCCGGCCAGAGCCTCTGACAGCTCTCCATCTTTAACTAGTCTGTGCTCCAAAAGCGGTCTGGAACAAAAACCAGTTTTGAAAGCTGATTTTAGAAAAAGAAGCCTCGAATGTTTTCAGACACACTGTCTGTCACAGGTAAAGCCCTATCGTAGTGAACAACATCCCCTCTGCCTTCTGAGAGTGTGGAACTGTTAACAGCCCTCCACACCTCCCCCAGAGGCCATGCTCCTCCAGCAAGCGTCCCACCGACTTCCACCAAAGGCCCACGTTGGTGGGGACCAGAGGGAAACCCAGGTGATGCTGGAATTCACATCCGTGGCTCGTAGACATTTGTAGGGGTGGAGAGCCGTGGCCGCGTGATGGCGGAACAGAAGAGCCATAAAGGGCCCAGCAGCCTCAGCTCAGCACCCCCTGGGCTCAGAGGTGAAGTATCGCCCCTTTAGCTTGCAAATGGGGAAGCCTCGGGGTTCAGGCTGCATAGAGTCTCATGTCTGAGTTTAATTCTAAAAAGGCGTAAATGGAAAAGGCCAAGAAAACCCTTAAGGGCGAGACGGCGTGTGGTTTCTCATCAGTTTCAGCCACATCCTCTGTGGATGTGACAATCTCCCCTCCTTAGCTGTCGTCTCTGTAATAGCTCTCGGCCTGCCGTACCGCCCCCGACCTGTAACAGCAGCCAGATGATGCACACCGGATACACACTCCGGCAAGTTAGGAAGTCCTCCTGGTAACCTTACTCAGACCTCCCCTGCTGCAGTTTCTTTCGTCCTGTCCTCACTGGAAAAAGCAGTCTCCATCTCTTGACGATGGCTGTGGGGGGTGTCCTGCTGACTCCCTACACCCAGGGGGGCTCTCCACCCCTTCTCAGGAAGCAGCTACAGACCCATCACCCTTGGACCTTGCTCACTCCTGTCCTCTGTGGTTACAGACCGGCCCCCAGGCCCGCGGGGGGAGGCACCCTTGGGTTCCCAGCGCCCAGCACTTTGTAGCCCCACTCTGGATTACTAGCCCTTCCTGATAGCCAAGCCCTgctaggggcagagacaggaaataaattgatccccccctccgccccctgaCTAAAAGTGATGATAGCCATGCGGAGTCTGATTCTAAGGCCCATAGTGGGTACAGAGAGCAGGGGCTGCTAAAAATGGGTCCTTCTTTACGAGGCTGCTTTAAAGTTGTATTAGGCAAACACACTGATTGAGAAAGCACAAGGAAACCGAGGGGTTGTGATACCACGTTACTGTAAGCCTGTTGGTGGCGGGTACAGATCCTTTGTGACATATTGTCACGTCGAGGTGTTAGTACCTGCCACACACCTATCTTCAGTAAATCCGTCCCAGAGCcgggaagagggtggggaggggtggaaacTGCTTTGCACTATAATTTGCTTGATGTGTTTGTTTTCAATGCACAACTTGCTTGTACAGTAAACTGTCTGTCTTCTGTACTATTTAACTGTAAAATGGAATTTTGACTGATTTGTTACCATAATATAACTCGGAGACGTGTTGAAGGATCCCAATGCCAGACTTCTAGGGCTGCGTGTacgggggccgggggtggggggacctccCACCATGGCCAAGGAGGAACAGGGCGGGGCCTGGGGACAGGAATAGGGCTAAACCCCCTGCCTTGGagaccaccaccccccccccccgcccccgcacccaGCGCCTTGGCCtccctgcatccagctccatCAGTAATGACCACAGAGACCACCCTGGGCAAGTGCAGCTGGTGAGGCCCCTTCCTGGCGTGGCTGGCACCCCAGAGGGACATCAGGCCTTTGAGATGCCACCACCTCTCCCCCCTTCACAAGTGGCCTGTGACTTTTCACAAGTAGAAGCAGTGTACCCCATGTGGCTCTCGCTCcgcagagtggggcaggggcggggaggggggaggaggaggtaaAACAGCCTCAGTGAGAGCCCGCGCTGGGACCTGTGTTTGCTGGAACAGGGGCAGTTTAGCCGCAATCACAACTACAGAGCAGGCAGCTGCATCAGCTCCCCCGGTTTGCAGATGGCACAACTAAGGTGCAAAGAGGGGGTGTCACCGGCTCCACGTCTCCCCAGAGTTGTTTGTGGCTGGCGACGGGGGCTGTGGGCGTGACTGCACGCGGACCTGACTTGGTCCCTGCCGGCAAAAGGGCCTGGCCCACTGTGCCCGTCCAGGCGGGACTTGTGGAGGGGAATTTTCATCAAACCGACCCAATTTTCTAATGGAAATACTTCAAAACTAATCCCAAGGctttgcccgccccccccccccccccgttccgtTAGGTCGGTCTGCCTGAAACCCAACACCCGACAGGAAGTTTCCATTTCCTCGGCCTAAAGCCTTGatcccagccccctgccctgcaGCACCCCCTGGGCTCCAGGGGGTGGCAGGTCGtctcccagcagccccagccaCTGCTGCTGTGAGCGTGCTCCCAGCGGCGTCTGCCCGGGATGAGCGGGGCTGGGCCTGAAGCAGCGTCTACAGGCCAAGGCTCTGCTTCCATAGATGCGCTTGTTTGGGTCACTTTGTAGGGAAGGATGGAGATTATGAGGGGACCACAGTTCaagcccctccccaccagccacaCTGGGGCCACAGCTGATGGGAGAGGAGCTGTGGCCTCCAGAGCCCCTGATGCAAAGCTCCACACCTTCACCCAGCAGGCACAGACCAGTGCACCcaggtgggaaactgaggcaggaagaaGTCCTGGACTTAACCCTCCTGTTCCCCCCCAGGGGTCCCAGGGTTTGAGGGCTGTGTGGGAAGCGCTGCAGTAACCACAGTGGCCTGCAGGTGGCAGCAGATGGGTCTCACCGACGGTCCCCTCAGGGTAGTTGTTCCAAGGAGCTTCCTACCCGTGGAAGTTTCATCTTCAGAAGGGCCTGGGAAATGTCTTCGTGGGAAGAAGGATTTGCTTACCTACCCCCTTCAGCTATGTGGCAGTGGGAGGTCCCTGTCCCCCCTCTgagcttcctttttttaattcaaagagtACCTGAGCACACACTGTGTCGAGTGCACAGTGGAATCACAGGTCCCATGATGCCCTGCTTTGGGACAGGGGTTTACACAGCTTGAAGGAAAGGTTGACAAACCTAGTTCGGCAACCCCAGCATCCTGGAGCCCCGGTCAggcgcccccacctcccctgagGCACCATCAGGAGCTTAGAACGTGAAGTGGCCTGTCCAACTGGAGGAGGCCATTTTGTCCCAGGGTCTGGGACACCCTTGGCCTCCAGGATTCCCTTTTAGAGGCTCCAGGAGTCTTTCTGGGCTGCACGGTGCCTACAATCTCACCAGCCCCACGGCCACCCCACAGCCTGCCGCGGGCCTGGCGATGGGCTGAGAGCAGGCCTCGGAGGTGACCTCGTGGGCACGGGGCTGTGCTTGGCACCTCCTGAGGGCTGACGTGGCCCCCAGACAGAGCACCGACCGCCCACCTCAGAACAGTCCTGCAACTGCTGGGATTCTGGCCATGGGGATGGCTTTGGCCTTTCTCCTGAGAGGTGGACGTCCTGGCAGGGTTTTACGGGGCCGGAGAATGGTGACGTGTGCCTGAGGTCTGAGGAGACAGCTGTGGGGCCATCACGGGTATTCTGGGGATGGGCGGGGCTGGACGCAGACCCCAGCGTGGCCCAGGGGCCAGCTCCCAGCCACACCGGACACCCGCCCGCTTTGCCACGTGAGCAAGGAATGGGACCTCGGTGGGTTGGTTCATTTGGGGGCCGTAAATGAAATGAGCTGTCAGACaaacgggggtgggggcggctaGCGTGAAAGAATG harbors:
- the RUNX3 gene encoding runt-related transcription factor 3; translation: MASNSIFDSFPTYSPTFIRDPSTSRRFTPPSTAFPCGGGGGGGKMGENSGALSAQAPVGPGGRARPEVRSMVDVLADHAGELVRTDSPNFLCSVLPSHWRCNKTLPVAFKVVALGDVPDGTVVTVMAGNDENYSAELRNASAVMKNQVARFNDLRFVGRSGRGKSFTLTITVFTNPTQVATYHRAIKVTVDGPREPRRHRQKLEDQTKAFPDRFGDLERLRMRVTPSAPSPRGSISTASHFSSQAQTPIQGTSDLNPFSDPRQFDRSFPALQTFTESRFPDPRMHYPGAMSAAFPYSATPSGSLSVASVPATSRFHHTYLPPPYPGAPQNQSGPFQANPSPYHLYYGASSGSYQFSMVAGSGGDRSPTRMLASCPSGASVAAGNLMNPSLGGQSDSVEADGSHSNSPTALSTPGRVDEAVWRPY